The Miscanthus floridulus cultivar M001 chromosome 17, ASM1932011v1, whole genome shotgun sequence genome has a window encoding:
- the LOC136517160 gene encoding uncharacterized protein, whose translation MAMFSSARLALRRAASLGAGLCRAAEDPFSRRLLHGQLLPRSFASDAFGHNRPFPPSGSGIADMDPRQNFNSFNFVRQDIHANAQVNLNNTDNGAAMSRTATGEKPFSSREGFLFSSSRAFTNDHEQYSKKKRDFVHVLLKRKKTFVTVTDSSGNKKTGASAGCLEDRKGRSRLSRYASEAVAEHVGRSARKMGLSSVVMKVKGASFFKKKKKVILSFREGFRGERVRDRSPIMYIHDVTQLPHNGCRLRKQRRV comes from the exons ATGGCCATGTTCTCATCCGCGCGCCTTGCCCTCCGCCGAGCTGCCTCTCTTGGGGCGGGCCTCTGCCGTGCCGCGGAGGATCCCTTTTCGCGAAGGCTTCTCCATGGGCAGCTCCTCCCACGTTCCTTTGCCTCCGATGCATTCGGACACAACAGG CCTTTCCCACCTTCTGGGTCTGGAATTGCAGATATGGATCCACGTCAGAATTTTAATAGTTTTAATTTTGTGCGTCAAGATATTCATGCTAACGCACAGGTCAACTTGAACAACACAGATAATGGTGCGGCGAT GTCCAGGACAGCAACTGGAGAGAAACCTTTCAGCTCAAGGGAGGGCTTCTTATTCAGCTCTTCGCGTGCCTTTACTAATGACCATGAACAATATTCTAAGAAGAAGAGAGATTTTGTCCATGTCTTGCTGAAGAGAAAAAAGACCTTTGTGACTGTGACAGACTCTAGCGGGAATAAAAAGACAGGGGCCTCCGCTGGTTGTTTGGAGGACAGGAAAGGGCGATCCCGTCTCTCTCGGTATGCTTCTGAAGCAGTCGCGGAGCATGTCGGACGATCCGCCAGAAAGATGGGTTTAAGCTCTGTTGTCATGAAAGTGAAAGGGGCTTctttcttcaagaagaagaagaaagtgatctTGAGCTTCAGAGAAGGTTTCCGAGGCGAAAGAGTGAGAGATCGATCTCCTATCATGTACATCCACGATGTGACCCAACTTCCACATAATGGATGCCGACTCCGCAAGCAACGCCGGGTGTAG